A region of Thermus caldifontis DNA encodes the following proteins:
- a CDS encoding ABC transporter substrate-binding protein, which yields MKRREFLKKLGVGALAAVGMPYIATAQARPVKLAVLLPLTGPFAFAGNAGREGFVDGVDYVNEVLGGVGGRKLELIVEDTGYDVAKGTAAFNRVVSRERPDELLFVYGDSTGLSKALAPEIARMGLPYSATSFANELADPKTYPTIFVFGPTYNDMMEALLRQIRLQKGRAKIALVYSNTEFGRDPIPYAKERAKALGMEVVHEEVTPPAFTDATPVVLNLRRANPDFVILQGYALSAEPLILRTAREQGLRAQFMGTYYSAELALIQRAGPAAEGFTVTYHNAYWYDTLVPAVDEMRKFRQRKGRDTSYRPTYYMGSLAVVLAIAEAMRRAAGAGKLNRAGVVEYLEKLGDYNGLGLLHNFQFVNHRLPYTKLYRASVKDGRFNAITDWIKLA from the coding sequence ATGAAGCGCAGGGAGTTCTTGAAGAAGCTGGGTGTAGGTGCACTGGCGGCGGTGGGCATGCCTTATATCGCCACCGCCCAGGCTAGGCCGGTGAAGCTGGCGGTGCTCCTTCCCCTCACCGGGCCCTTCGCCTTTGCCGGGAATGCCGGGCGGGAGGGCTTCGTGGACGGGGTGGACTACGTGAACGAGGTTCTGGGGGGCGTTGGCGGCCGAAAGCTGGAGCTTATCGTGGAGGATACCGGCTACGACGTGGCCAAGGGTACCGCCGCCTTCAACCGGGTGGTGTCCCGGGAGCGCCCCGACGAGCTTCTTTTCGTCTACGGGGATTCCACCGGCCTTTCCAAGGCCCTGGCCCCGGAGATCGCCCGCATGGGCCTTCCCTACTCCGCCACCAGCTTCGCCAACGAGCTGGCTGACCCCAAGACCTACCCCACCATCTTCGTCTTCGGCCCCACGTACAACGACATGATGGAGGCCCTCTTGAGACAGATCCGTCTGCAGAAGGGCCGGGCTAAGATCGCCTTGGTCTACTCCAACACCGAGTTTGGCCGCGACCCCATCCCCTACGCCAAGGAAAGGGCCAAGGCTTTAGGCATGGAGGTGGTCCACGAGGAGGTAACCCCTCCCGCCTTCACCGATGCCACCCCGGTGGTCCTCAACCTCCGCCGGGCCAACCCCGACTTCGTGATCCTCCAGGGCTATGCCCTCTCCGCCGAACCCCTGATCCTGCGCACCGCCCGGGAACAGGGCTTGAGGGCGCAGTTTATGGGCACGTATTACTCGGCGGAACTGGCCCTGATCCAGCGGGCCGGTCCCGCTGCCGAGGGGTTCACCGTCACCTACCACAACGCCTACTGGTACGACACCCTGGTGCCAGCCGTGGATGAGATGCGGAAGTTCCGGCAGCGGAAGGGCCGGGACACCTCCTACCGCCCCACCTACTACATGGGCAGCCTGGCGGTGGTGCTGGCCATCGCCGAGGCCATGCGCCGGGCAGCGGGTGCGGGCAAGCTGAACCGGGCCGGGGTGGTGGAATACCTGGAGAAGCTGGGGGACTACAACGGCCTGGGGCTCTTGCATAACTTCCAATTCGTAAACCATCGCCTTCCCTACACCAAACTCTACCGGGCCAGCGTGAAGGATGGCCGCTTCAACGCCATCACCGACTGGATCAAACTGGCCTAG
- a CDS encoding branched-chain amino acid ABC transporter permease gives MSDLLPYLIGGLANGALYGLLALGFVLVYRATSVVNFAVGEFLLVGAYLTYTFALFLPLPLAMLAALPMAFLFGLLVERGFVRPLLGRNVVAVIMATIGLAAALDGGVQLLWGPDLKYLRGELPQLGFQLGDTFVPSRAVWNLLLALPLGLGLLWLLRKSRYGVLVRAISEREVAALALGIPTARILAGVWGISALLATLAGALLAVASGVGHNLVFFGLKVFPVAILGGLDSVGGALLAGFMLGVLEALSQRYLEPLLPGFTEALPFVVVLLVLLVRPYGLLGERQIERV, from the coding sequence ATGTCTGACCTTTTACCGTACCTCATCGGCGGCCTGGCCAACGGGGCCCTTTACGGCCTTCTGGCTTTAGGCTTCGTCCTGGTATACCGGGCCACCAGCGTGGTGAACTTCGCCGTCGGGGAGTTCCTGCTGGTAGGGGCTTACCTCACCTACACCTTCGCCCTATTCCTACCCCTCCCCCTGGCCATGCTGGCTGCCCTGCCCATGGCGTTTCTCTTCGGACTCCTGGTGGAGCGGGGTTTCGTGCGGCCCCTTTTGGGGCGGAACGTGGTGGCGGTGATCATGGCCACCATCGGGTTGGCCGCAGCCCTGGATGGCGGGGTGCAGCTCCTGTGGGGACCGGACCTCAAGTACCTCAGGGGGGAACTTCCCCAGCTGGGCTTCCAGCTGGGGGACACCTTCGTACCTTCCCGGGCTGTCTGGAACCTCCTTCTGGCCTTGCCCCTGGGATTGGGCCTCCTTTGGCTCCTCAGGAAAAGCCGCTATGGGGTCCTGGTGCGGGCCATCTCCGAGCGGGAGGTGGCGGCCCTGGCCCTGGGCATCCCCACCGCCCGCATCCTGGCGGGGGTCTGGGGCATCTCCGCCCTCCTCGCCACCCTGGCCGGAGCCCTTTTGGCCGTGGCCAGCGGGGTAGGGCATAACCTGGTGTTCTTTGGGCTTAAGGTCTTCCCCGTGGCCATCTTGGGCGGGCTGGACTCGGTGGGCGGGGCCCTGCTGGCAGGCTTTATGTTGGGGGTCCTGGAGGCTCTCTCCCAACGCTACCTGGAACCCCTCCTCCCCGGCTTCACCGAAGCCCTGCCCTTCGTGGTGGTGCTTCTGGTACTTCTGGTGCGGCCCTATGGTCTACTGGGCGAGCGGCAGATCGAAAGGGTGTGA
- a CDS encoding ABC transporter ATP-binding protein: MLSVENLKVVYRGVILALDGVSLEVREGEAVALLGPNGAGKSSLVRAVAGLLPKFEGRVLDGHVRLFGQEATHLDPVRITGLGLTAVLEGRPLFRYLTPMENLVAAGHRLSPRELKEGMEEVFARFPRLYERRHEQAGYLSGGEQQMLLLGMALLTRPKVLVVDEPSLGLAPKLVEEVMRTLDALRKEKKLSLLLVEQNARAALAIVDRVYVLERGRVVFAGDAKAAQEDQDVMEFYLGKEEVGFRQAKRYRRRKRWV, from the coding sequence ATCCTGTCCGTAGAAAACCTCAAGGTGGTCTACCGGGGGGTAATCCTGGCCCTGGATGGGGTTTCCCTGGAGGTAAGGGAGGGGGAAGCGGTGGCCCTCCTGGGGCCCAACGGGGCCGGCAAGAGCTCCTTGGTGCGGGCGGTGGCGGGGCTTCTTCCCAAGTTTGAGGGGCGGGTGCTCGATGGGCATGTGCGGCTCTTTGGCCAGGAAGCCACCCACCTGGACCCGGTGCGCATCACGGGCTTGGGGCTTACCGCAGTCCTGGAGGGGCGCCCCCTTTTCCGCTACCTGACCCCCATGGAGAACCTGGTGGCCGCAGGGCACCGCCTTTCCCCCCGGGAGCTGAAGGAGGGCATGGAGGAGGTCTTCGCCCGCTTCCCCAGGCTTTACGAGCGTCGCCACGAACAGGCGGGTTACCTCTCGGGAGGCGAGCAACAGATGCTCCTTTTGGGCATGGCCCTCCTCACCCGCCCCAAGGTCTTGGTGGTGGACGAGCCCTCCTTGGGCCTCGCCCCTAAGCTGGTGGAGGAAGTGATGCGCACCTTGGACGCCCTGAGAAAGGAGAAAAAACTTAGCCTCCTCCTGGTGGAGCAAAACGCCCGGGCAGCCCTGGCCATCGTGGACCGCGTCTATGTTTTGGAGCGGGGCCGGGTGGTGTTTGCCGGCGACGCCAAAGCCGCCCAGGAAGACCAGGACGTGATGGAGTTCTACCTGGGCAAGGAGGAGGTGGGCTTCCGCCAAGCCAAGCGCTACCGAAGGAGGAAGCGGTGGGTGTGA
- a CDS encoding ABC transporter ATP-binding protein, translating to MILEAKNLHLSFKGVKALVGVEFSVAEGEFFAVIGPNGAGKTTLLNVLSGVYEPDKGEVVFLGQNLRGKSPQDRARMGLARTFQGLEIFRGMSVLENVKLGAELALPAYPLALPRAEREWQLRAWAEEVLDYLHLSPFRHAPAGMLPYGLQKRVEVARALSSRPKLLLLDEPMAGLSLEEKQDLARFLLDAREEWGVTLLWVEHDLRAVLELSDRVLVLSYGEVLYYGPPQGVRQDPKVAEAYLGQA from the coding sequence GTGATCCTCGAGGCCAAGAACCTTCACCTCTCCTTCAAGGGGGTAAAGGCCCTGGTGGGGGTGGAGTTCAGCGTAGCTGAAGGAGAGTTCTTCGCGGTAATCGGGCCCAACGGGGCCGGGAAAACCACGCTTCTGAACGTGCTTTCCGGGGTGTATGAGCCCGACAAGGGCGAGGTGGTCTTCCTGGGCCAAAACCTCCGGGGGAAAAGCCCCCAGGATAGGGCCCGCATGGGCCTAGCCCGCACCTTCCAGGGCCTGGAGATCTTCCGGGGCATGAGCGTTTTGGAAAACGTGAAGCTAGGGGCCGAGCTGGCCCTGCCCGCCTACCCCCTGGCCCTACCCCGGGCCGAGCGGGAATGGCAGCTTAGGGCCTGGGCCGAGGAAGTCCTGGACTACCTCCACCTCTCCCCCTTCCGCCACGCCCCTGCAGGCATGCTTCCCTACGGGTTGCAAAAGCGGGTGGAGGTGGCCCGGGCCCTGTCTAGCCGGCCCAAGCTCCTCCTCCTGGACGAGCCCATGGCCGGGCTTTCCCTGGAGGAGAAGCAGGACCTGGCCCGGTTTCTCCTGGACGCCCGGGAGGAGTGGGGGGTAACCCTCCTCTGGGTGGAGCACGACCTCAGGGCGGTCCTGGAGCTTTCCGACAGAGTCCTGGTCCTCTCCTACGGGGAGGTGCTCTACTATGGCCCTCCCCAAGGGGTGCGCCAGGATCCCAAGGTGGCGGAAGCCTACCTGGGGCAAGCTTGA
- a CDS encoding AMP-binding protein produces MEGTLLAYLYQHAKQEPEAPALRVKRLGIWQKTSWKDLLERTLSLAGGLWALGLREGEVLAILGHNAPEWVEAELAAQTLGALPMGIYADAMPEEVGYFLEFTGAKGIVVSDEEQLDKVYPHLHLVDFVLVWEEAGMSRHFQGKVQRFSQALGDPRVGEEALKRRHPKEIALLAPTSGTTGRSKLAMLSHENLLAGHFALREALGFQRGAWVFSYLPLPWIGEQMLTVVQGLVEGSTVHFPEDPTTLREDLKEVQPDFFLAPPRLWEDMASLIQSRMADADLLKAFFYRVGMGALLEGASREFRGEKVGLWLNLKRALFYPLIARPLRARLGLAACRIAVTGGAPLGPEVFTFFRALGLDIRQVYGQSETAAATTAHATGDAPPETVGPPLPHTEVRISEEGEIQVKGPQVFQGYFRQEKATAESFAEDGFFRTGDAGFFDERGHLVILGRVKEVGALLDGTRFAPQFLENRLKYSPYIREAVVLGHGKPFVTALIELDPENVQNWARRRGIPFTTYLSLTERPEVRALIAEEIRMVNKTLPEKLRIQRFAILPKELHPDDEEITRTRKVRRQVVEARYGPVIQALYGEGGRVEVVLPIRYLEGEGRLEATLEVQEV; encoded by the coding sequence ATGGAAGGGACGCTGCTTGCCTACCTGTACCAGCATGCCAAGCAGGAGCCAGAAGCCCCAGCCCTTAGGGTGAAGCGGCTGGGTATCTGGCAGAAGACCTCCTGGAAAGACCTTTTGGAACGCACCCTTAGCCTGGCGGGAGGGCTATGGGCCCTGGGCCTAAGGGAGGGGGAGGTCCTGGCCATCCTCGGCCACAATGCCCCCGAGTGGGTGGAGGCCGAGCTGGCCGCCCAGACCCTAGGGGCCTTGCCCATGGGCATCTACGCCGACGCCATGCCCGAGGAGGTGGGCTACTTCCTGGAGTTCACCGGGGCCAAGGGGATCGTGGTTTCCGACGAGGAGCAGCTGGACAAGGTCTATCCCCATCTGCACCTGGTGGACTTCGTCCTGGTCTGGGAGGAGGCGGGGATGTCCCGCCACTTCCAAGGCAAGGTCCAGCGTTTCAGCCAGGCCCTCGGGGACCCCAGGGTGGGGGAGGAGGCCTTAAAAAGGCGTCACCCCAAGGAGATCGCCCTTCTCGCCCCCACCTCGGGCACCACGGGGAGGAGCAAGCTGGCCATGCTCTCCCACGAAAACCTCTTGGCTGGCCACTTCGCCCTTCGGGAAGCCCTAGGCTTTCAAAGGGGCGCCTGGGTGTTCAGCTACCTGCCCTTACCCTGGATCGGGGAACAGATGCTCACCGTGGTCCAGGGCCTGGTGGAAGGCTCCACCGTGCACTTCCCCGAGGACCCCACCACCTTAAGGGAAGACCTTAAGGAGGTTCAGCCCGACTTTTTCCTGGCCCCTCCGAGGCTTTGGGAGGACATGGCCAGCCTCATCCAAAGCCGCATGGCAGATGCCGATCTTCTGAAGGCCTTCTTCTACCGGGTGGGGATGGGAGCCCTCTTGGAGGGGGCAAGCCGGGAGTTCCGGGGGGAGAAGGTGGGCCTTTGGCTGAACCTTAAGAGGGCCCTCTTTTACCCCCTCATCGCCAGGCCCCTTAGGGCCAGGCTGGGCCTTGCCGCCTGCCGCATCGCCGTCACCGGAGGAGCCCCCCTGGGCCCCGAGGTCTTTACCTTCTTCCGCGCCCTGGGCCTGGACATCCGCCAGGTCTATGGCCAGTCGGAAACCGCCGCCGCCACCACCGCCCACGCCACCGGGGACGCCCCGCCCGAGACCGTGGGGCCACCCCTTCCCCACACGGAGGTGCGCATCAGCGAGGAGGGGGAGATCCAGGTGAAAGGCCCCCAGGTCTTCCAGGGCTACTTCCGCCAGGAAAAGGCCACAGCGGAGAGCTTCGCGGAAGACGGCTTTTTCCGCACCGGGGATGCCGGCTTCTTTGACGAGCGAGGGCACTTGGTGATCCTAGGCCGGGTTAAGGAGGTGGGGGCCCTGCTGGATGGGACCCGTTTTGCCCCCCAGTTTTTGGAAAACCGTCTAAAGTACTCTCCCTACATTCGCGAGGCCGTGGTGCTGGGGCATGGGAAGCCCTTTGTGACCGCCCTCATAGAGCTGGATCCGGAAAACGTGCAGAACTGGGCCAGGAGGCGGGGGATTCCCTTCACCACCTACCTTTCCCTCACGGAAAGGCCCGAGGTAAGGGCCTTAATCGCCGAGGAGATCCGCATGGTAAACAAGACCCTACCCGAAAAGCTCAGGATCCAGCGCTTCGCCATCCTCCCCAAGGAACTCCACCCCGACGACGAGGAGATCACCCGCACCCGCAAGGTCCGGCGCCAGGTGGTGGAGGCCCGCTACGGCCCGGTGATCCAGGCCCTTTACGGCGAAGGTGGGCGGGTGGAGGTGGTGCTCCCCATCCGCTACCTGGAGGGGGAAGGGAGGCTCGAGGCCACCTTGGAGGTGCAGGAGGTCTAG
- a CDS encoding branched-chain amino acid ABC transporter permease, translated as MYRLAKGLTDAFSRRFARAVRETYREDEAYASTPLGRLALGVFLLLLLLLPFLLSPYPMYVATLVAIGALSAMGLHLLVGGAGQISLGHAAFMGVGAYTASHLYGPLAPLGILLGGVIAAFLGLILGLPSLRIKGVYLAIATLAFQFLADYVFKNWEAVTGGIRGRTLPPAELFGLSLDTPERLWYLVLLFALPLFLFAKRLLMTRAGRAFMAVRDNDLSARVAGVDLVRVKLLAFALSAFYAGVAGGLLAQLYKAVTPEYFPLSVSIQYLAMVIVGGAGTVLGAVLGAFFVLLIPEVLNSLVGALGPQYAATLAAWRNVVFGLLILIFLILEPLGLVGLWGRIRSYFRTWPLPY; from the coding sequence ATGTATCGCCTTGCCAAAGGGCTGACCGATGCCTTTAGCCGCCGTTTCGCCCGGGCGGTGAGGGAAACCTACCGGGAGGACGAAGCGTACGCCAGCACGCCCCTGGGGCGCCTGGCCTTGGGGGTCTTCCTGCTTCTTCTCCTCCTCCTGCCTTTTCTTCTCTCCCCCTACCCCATGTACGTGGCCACCCTGGTGGCCATCGGCGCCTTAAGCGCCATGGGCCTGCACCTTCTGGTGGGAGGAGCGGGGCAGATCTCCTTGGGCCACGCCGCCTTCATGGGGGTGGGGGCCTACACGGCAAGCCACCTTTATGGCCCCTTGGCCCCCCTGGGCATCCTCCTGGGGGGGGTTATCGCCGCCTTTTTGGGCCTCATCCTGGGCCTCCCCTCCCTGCGCATCAAAGGGGTGTACCTGGCCATCGCCACCCTGGCCTTCCAGTTCCTGGCCGACTACGTCTTCAAAAACTGGGAGGCCGTCACCGGGGGCATCCGGGGACGGACCCTGCCCCCTGCCGAGCTTTTCGGCCTCTCCCTGGACACCCCGGAAAGGCTTTGGTACCTGGTCCTCCTCTTCGCCCTGCCCCTTTTCCTCTTCGCCAAGCGCCTTCTCATGACCCGGGCGGGCCGGGCCTTCATGGCGGTGCGGGACAACGACCTCTCTGCCCGGGTGGCGGGGGTTGACCTGGTGCGGGTGAAGCTTCTGGCCTTCGCCCTCTCCGCCTTCTACGCTGGGGTGGCGGGGGGGCTTTTGGCCCAGCTTTACAAGGCGGTGACCCCCGAGTACTTCCCTCTTTCCGTGAGCATCCAGTACCTGGCCATGGTGATCGTGGGGGGGGCAGGCACGGTGCTGGGGGCGGTTTTAGGGGCCTTTTTCGTGCTCCTGATCCCCGAGGTTCTGAATAGCCTGGTGGGGGCCCTGGGACCCCAGTACGCCGCCACCTTGGCCGCCTGGCGCAACGTGGTCTTCGGCCTTCTCATCCTGATCTTCCTGATCCTGGAGCCCTTGGGGCTTGTGGGGCTATGGGGGAGGATCCGCAGCTACTTCCGCACCTGGCCCCTGCCCTACTAA
- a CDS encoding glycerol-3-phosphate acyltransferase: protein MFQAFLLGYFLGSFPVAYWFGALRGRDLLREGSGNPGALNAYRVLGPVPGLMVLLLDLFKGILAVALGEGVAGSPVGGLVGGVGAVWGHAFSPWLFLRGGKGLATGAGVLLAVDPRLLLASFLLCILLLAFFPRPYRVALAVALAQPLLAALVHPSPPFLLFGLGLGFPVALRHLRDWDR, encoded by the coding sequence ATGTTCCAGGCCTTCCTCCTGGGCTACTTTCTGGGAAGCTTTCCCGTGGCCTACTGGTTCGGGGCCCTTAGGGGAAGGGACCTCCTAAGGGAAGGCTCGGGCAACCCCGGGGCCCTGAACGCCTACCGGGTGCTGGGGCCGGTGCCCGGGCTCATGGTCCTCCTCTTGGACCTCTTCAAGGGGATCCTGGCGGTGGCCCTGGGGGAGGGGGTGGCGGGAAGTCCGGTGGGGGGCCTGGTGGGGGGTGTGGGGGCCGTGTGGGGGCACGCCTTCTCCCCCTGGCTTTTCCTCAGGGGGGGGAAGGGCCTGGCCACAGGGGCTGGGGTACTCCTAGCGGTGGACCCCCGGTTGCTTCTCGCCTCCTTCCTCCTTTGCATCCTCCTTTTGGCCTTCTTTCCCAGACCCTACCGGGTGGCCCTGGCCGTGGCCCTGGCCCAGCCCCTTTTGGCAGCCCTCGTCCACCCTTCGCCCCCCTTTTTGCTTTTCGGCCTGGGGCTAGGCTTTCCTGTGGCCCTGCGCCATCTTAGGGACTGGGACCGTTAG